GCGCCCTGGGCCTGGCCCACACGCTGGGACAAAGTGCCTTCTTCCGACCCGCAAACCACAACCCCAAGGTCCGTGGGCTGCACTATGTTGGCAGTTCGGTAAGGCCGGGGATTGGGATCCCCATGTGCCTGATCAGCGCCGAGCTCGTTACAAAACGCATCAACGGGATCAGGACGCCGGGACCGTTGACCTTCGATACTGCTGAACCCGCACCGTTGCGGGAACAGGAGGGACAATGACGTACTTGTTGATTCTGATTGTCTTGATCATCTGCATCGCCACGCTGGACGCCAGATACCGCTTGTTTGTCTTCTCCCAACCGCTGCCGGCACTGCTGACCCTGCTGGCAGGCACCGGCATTTTCCTGCTGTGGGATGTCATCGCCATCGCCGGGGGCATCTTTTTACATCGCGAATCTCCCCTCATGACCGGGCTCATGCTGGGAGAACAACTGCCGCTGGAAGAAGCATTCTTCCTCTTCTTCCTCTGCTACCAAACCATGCTCCTCGTGACGGGTTTCCTGCGCTGGCGTTCATCCAGACAGCCGAAACAGCCCGCTCCGACCACCGCCGATGCCAAGGAGACGATGTGAGTTTCGGGTTGCTTTCCCTCTATTTCATGGCTGGATCTGCCCTGCTGCTGTGCCTTGCGCTGCGTGTCAGGCGCATAAACTTGGGCAGTGTTTTTCCGGCGCTTGGACTCTCCCTAGCCGTGCTCTTGGTCCTGACAGCAGTCTTTGACAATGTGATGATCAGTTCAGGACTTTTTGACTATGGCCAGCAGACACTGCTGGGGCTGCGGGTGGGTCTGGCCCCGATTGAGGACTTCAGCTACCCGGTCAGCGTGGTGTTTTTTGCCCCGGCTCTGTGGTGGCTTGCCGGCGGGCGCCCTCCGGCAGGCTCCGTGCGGGAACCGGCAGCGACCGGCACGAACAGGTTAGGACCATAGGCCATGCTGCGTGAACTCTTTCTGACCTCCCGCCCTGTTTCCTGGGTCAATACCGCCTATCCTTTTGCTGCCGCCTATTTTCTGAGCACAGGAACCGTGGACTGGATTCTGGTCCTGGGAACGGTTTTCTTTCTGATTCCGTATAACTTGGCCATGTACGGCATCAATGACGTTTTTGACTACGAGTCCGATCTGCTCAACCCCCGAAAAGGTGGTGCAGAGGGGGCCTTGGTGGACCGCAGCAAACACCAAAAAATGCTGCTGCTGTGCGTGCTGGCCGTGCTGCCCTTCCTCGTTCTGCTGGTGATTGTTGGCTCGCTGCAGGCGAATCTGGTGCTGTTGCTGTCCATGGCGGCGCTGGGGGCCTACAGTGCCCCGCGTCTGCGTTTCAAGGAGCGTCCTTTCCTTGACTCGTTGACCTCCAGCACCCATTTTGTTTCCCCCATGGTCTATGGGCTGGTGTTGGCAGGAGCGCATTTCAACGCCGAGTTGGTGGCGATCACGGCCGCCTTCTTCCTGTGGGGCATGGCCTCACACGCCTTCGGGGCCGTGCAGGACATTGTCCCGGACCGTGCCGCATCCTTGGGCTCCATCGGCACCGTGCTGGGAACCCGTCGGACGGTGGCCTTAGCCGCACTGTCCTACCTGTTGGCCGCAATACTGTTGTTGTTCACCGACTGGCCTGGACCGTTGGCGGGGCTGTTGGCAGTGCCGTATCTGCTTAATGTGCTGCCTTTTCTGGCGCTGCACGATGCTGACTCGGGCCGGGCACA
This genomic interval from Arthrobacter sp. PAMC 25486 contains the following:
- a CDS encoding lycopene cyclase domain-containing protein; protein product: MTYLLILIVLIICIATLDARYRLFVFSQPLPALLTLLAGTGIFLLWDVIAIAGGIFLHRESPLMTGLMLGEQLPLEEAFFLFFLCYQTMLLVTGFLRWRSSRQPKQPAPTTADAKETM
- a CDS encoding prenyltransferase — translated: MLRELFLTSRPVSWVNTAYPFAAAYFLSTGTVDWILVLGTVFFLIPYNLAMYGINDVFDYESDLLNPRKGGAEGALVDRSKHQKMLLLCVLAVLPFLVLLVIVGSLQANLVLLLSMAALGAYSAPRLRFKERPFLDSLTSSTHFVSPMVYGLVLAGAHFNAELVAITAAFFLWGMASHAFGAVQDIVPDRAASLGSIGTVLGTRRTVALAALSYLLAAILLLFTDWPGPLAGLLAVPYLLNVLPFLALHDADSGRAHTGWVRFLWLNYVTGFFVTMLLIWYSLTR
- a CDS encoding lycopene cyclase domain-containing protein, encoding MSFGLLSLYFMAGSALLLCLALRVRRINLGSVFPALGLSLAVLLVLTAVFDNVMISSGLFDYGQQTLLGLRVGLAPIEDFSYPVSVVFFAPALWWLAGGRPPAGSVREPAATGTNRLGP